A window of Diospyros lotus cultivar Yz01 chromosome 14, ASM1463336v1, whole genome shotgun sequence contains these coding sequences:
- the LOC127790159 gene encoding probable ADP-ribosylation factor GTPase-activating protein AGD14 isoform X2, with protein sequence MSSRKEEERNEKIIRGLLKLPPNRRCINCNSLGPQYVCTNFWTFVCTTCSGIHREFTHRVKSVSMAKFTSQEVEALQKGGNQRAREMFLNDWDPQRQRLPDSSNADKVREFIKNVYVERRYAGGKNSDKPPRDDNLRHHEETRRASSYHSYSQSPPYDYQYEERRYGKQAPVLTRKPGSDRCLYEGRISGFFSPSRFTDQMNDDRFSNEGSNPRASDYSVSSAGDPFRSATQSPDFEREIEFSSPTYKTSRDISNQHIRHQTMRTFSLSNAKTDAEKLPRPQRTASAGSFGSFDSNSMSFKSANSVSLVDALGPEPSAETNEDRQHVVSFVPQLSESGSFGGLDLFNAPYAPKDVRSAASDTDLFHLPDTSPAPVVDLFQPSSISSVPALHQSFQAVTSSLDLFSEMPQQQLATILDPKPVDVTPNNDGWATFDLPQHVAPMSGIDDSSPAIISSSNGSSLGKFDPLLCPTTSGQWPASGDIDAHGCLSMPSPWHDGLDNPQVIHNTSSAHSWNAFEDDTLNVPLGNIQQSSKEVTGAPSTTVNRHESPDNAQFIHNTASAHSWNAFEDDTLNVATGNIQQSGKEVTGAPPTTVNQYFTVRLSKDFNDGVLRDAVDTGPPAPVIPLYLNGSSYDPSAIPSAVGAQLKASNSKSTNPFDLPYDSDIGSSSMFLDMSSLQAALPTGHIPDSFLHDVSQPWYAQNPVAPYVPAAQQGGLEFMGGQVASTQIPNVPTQGSVASVGGNPFA encoded by the exons atgagTAGCAGGAAGGAAGAGGAGAGGAACGAGAAGATAATAAGGGGTCTGTTGAAGCTTCCACCCAATCGCCGATGCATCAACTGCAACAGCTTG GGACCTCAGTATGTTTGTACGAACTTTTGGACTTTCGTTTGTACGACATGCAGTGGGATACA TCGTGAATTCACTCACCGAGTGAAGTCTGTTTCCATGGCTAAGTTTACTTCCCAAGAAGTTGAGGCTCTTCAAAAAGGCGGAAACCAG CGTGCTAGGGAGATGTTTTTGAATGATTGGGACCCACAAAGGCAGAGACTTCCTGATAGCAG CAATGCTGATAAAGTTCGGGAGTTCATAAAGAATGTCTATGTCGAGAGAAGATATGCTGGGGGAAAAAACTCCGACAAGCCACCACGTGATGAT AATCTTAGACACCATGAAGAGACAAGGCGGGCCAGCTCATATCACTCTTATTCTCAAAGTCCGCCATATGACTATCAATATGAAGAACGGCGTTATGGAAAACAAGCTCCTGTGCTTACTAGGAAGCCTGGTTCTGATCGATGCCTTTATGAGGGGAGAATCTCTGGGTTCTTCAGTCCTAGTCGTTTTACTGACCAAATGAATGATGATAGGTTTTCAAATGAGGGATCAAACCCCAGGGCTTCAGACTATTCTGTGTCTAGTGCTGGGGATCCATTCAGGTCTGCTACCCAGTCACCAGATTTTGAAAGAGAGATTGAGTTTAGCAGTCCTACCTATAAAACTTCAAGGGATATATCAAATCAACACATACGACACCAAACAATGAGGACATTCTCTTTGTCAAATGCCAAAACGGATGCAGAAAAGCTACCCCGTCCACAG AGAACTGCATCAGCAGGCAGCTTTGGATCATTTGACAGTAATTCAATGTCTTTCAAGTCAGCTAATTCAGTTAGTTTAGTGGATGCCTTAGGACCTGAACCATCTGCCGAGACAAACGAGGACAGACAGCACGTTGTTTCTTTTGTACCCCAGCTGTCAGAATCTGGGAGTTTTGGTGGCTTAGACCTGTTCAATGCACCATATGCACCGAAAGATGTCCGTTCTGCAGCTTCAGACActgatttatttcatttaccGGATACATCACCAGCTCCTGTTGTAGATTTATTTCAGCCATCTTCGATTTCTTCAGTTCCAGCTTTGCATCAATCATTCCAAGCAGTTACATCTTCTTTAGACTTATTCTCAGAGATGCCTCAGCAGCAGCTAGCTACAATCTTAGATCCAAAACCCGTAGATGTCACTCCGAACAATGATGGATGGGCAACATTTGATCTGCCTCAGCATGTAGCACCTATGTCAGGCATTGATGATTCTTCTCCTGCAATAATCTCTTCTAGTAATGGAAGTTCCCTGGGTAAGTTTGACCCACTTTTATGCCCAACTACAAGTGGACAGTGGCCAGCTTCTGGTGATATTGATGCCCATGGATGTTTGTCAATGCCTAGTCCATGGCATGACGGTCTGGACAATCCTCAAGTCATACATAACACAAGTAGTGCTCAT TCATGGAATGCATTTGAAGATGACACTCTAAATGTACCTCTTGGGAACATTCAACAAAGTAGCAAAGAAGTTACTGGTGCACCTTCTACAACTGTAAATAGGCATGAAAGTCCAGACAATGCTCAATTCATCCATAACACAGCTAGTGCTCAT TCATGGAATGCATTTGAAGATGACACTCTAAATGTAGCTACTGGGAACATTCAACAAAGTGGCAAAGAAGTTACTGGTGCACCTCCTACTACTGTAAATCAGTATTTTACAGTAAGATTATCAAAA GACTTTAATGATGGGGTATTAAGAGATGCTGTGGATACTGGCCCTCCTGCTCCTGTTATACCATTATATTTGAATGGATCATCATACGATCCATCTGCAATTCCTTCTGCA GTAGGAGCACAATTAAAAGCATCTAACAGCAAATCTACCAACCCATTTGATCTTCCATATGATTCTGATATTGGATCCAGCAGTATG TTCTTGGACATGAGCTCTCTGCAAGCTGCCCTACCAACTGGCCATATTCCGGATTCGTTCCTTCATGATGTATCTCAGCCGTGGTATGCTCAAAATCCAGTTGCACCCTATGTTCCAGCTGCACAGCAGG GTGGCTTAGAATTCATGGGAGGGCAAGTGGCAAGCACTCAAATACC
- the LOC127790159 gene encoding probable ADP-ribosylation factor GTPase-activating protein AGD14 isoform X3, which produces MSSRKEEERNEKIIRGLLKLPPNRRCINCNSLGPQYVCTNFWTFVCTTCSGIHREFTHRVKSVSMAKFTSQEVEALQKGGNQRAREMFLNDWDPQRQRLPDSSNADKVREFIKNVYVERRYAGGKNSDKPPRDDNLRHHEETRRASSYHSYSQSPPYDYQYEERRYGKQAPVLTRKPGSDRCLYEGRISGFFSPSRFTDQMNDDRFSNEGSNPRASDYSVSSAGDPFRSATQSPDFEREIEFSSPTYKTSRDISNQHIRHQTMRTFSLSNAKTDAEKLPRPQRTASAGSFGSFDSNSMSFKSANSVSLVDALGPEPSAETNEDRQHVVSFVPQLSESGSFGGLDLFNAPYAPKDVRSAASDTDLFHLPDTSPAPVVDLFQPSSISSVPALHQSFQAVTSSLDLFSEMPQQQLATILDPKPVDVTPNNDGWATFDLPQHVAPMSGIDDSSPAIISSSNGSSLGKFDPLLCPTTSGQWPASGDIDAHGCLSMPSPWHDGLDNPQVIHNTSSAHSWNAFEDDTLNVATGNIQQSGKEVTGAPPTTVNQYFTVRLSKDFNDGVLRDAVDTGPPAPVIPLYLNGSSYDPSAIPSAQVGAQLKASNSKSTNPFDLPYDSDIGSSSMFLDMSSLQAALPTGHIPDSFLHDVSQPWYAQNPVAPYVPAAQQGGLEFMGGQVASTQIPNVPTQGSVASVGGNPFA; this is translated from the exons atgagTAGCAGGAAGGAAGAGGAGAGGAACGAGAAGATAATAAGGGGTCTGTTGAAGCTTCCACCCAATCGCCGATGCATCAACTGCAACAGCTTG GGACCTCAGTATGTTTGTACGAACTTTTGGACTTTCGTTTGTACGACATGCAGTGGGATACA TCGTGAATTCACTCACCGAGTGAAGTCTGTTTCCATGGCTAAGTTTACTTCCCAAGAAGTTGAGGCTCTTCAAAAAGGCGGAAACCAG CGTGCTAGGGAGATGTTTTTGAATGATTGGGACCCACAAAGGCAGAGACTTCCTGATAGCAG CAATGCTGATAAAGTTCGGGAGTTCATAAAGAATGTCTATGTCGAGAGAAGATATGCTGGGGGAAAAAACTCCGACAAGCCACCACGTGATGAT AATCTTAGACACCATGAAGAGACAAGGCGGGCCAGCTCATATCACTCTTATTCTCAAAGTCCGCCATATGACTATCAATATGAAGAACGGCGTTATGGAAAACAAGCTCCTGTGCTTACTAGGAAGCCTGGTTCTGATCGATGCCTTTATGAGGGGAGAATCTCTGGGTTCTTCAGTCCTAGTCGTTTTACTGACCAAATGAATGATGATAGGTTTTCAAATGAGGGATCAAACCCCAGGGCTTCAGACTATTCTGTGTCTAGTGCTGGGGATCCATTCAGGTCTGCTACCCAGTCACCAGATTTTGAAAGAGAGATTGAGTTTAGCAGTCCTACCTATAAAACTTCAAGGGATATATCAAATCAACACATACGACACCAAACAATGAGGACATTCTCTTTGTCAAATGCCAAAACGGATGCAGAAAAGCTACCCCGTCCACAG AGAACTGCATCAGCAGGCAGCTTTGGATCATTTGACAGTAATTCAATGTCTTTCAAGTCAGCTAATTCAGTTAGTTTAGTGGATGCCTTAGGACCTGAACCATCTGCCGAGACAAACGAGGACAGACAGCACGTTGTTTCTTTTGTACCCCAGCTGTCAGAATCTGGGAGTTTTGGTGGCTTAGACCTGTTCAATGCACCATATGCACCGAAAGATGTCCGTTCTGCAGCTTCAGACActgatttatttcatttaccGGATACATCACCAGCTCCTGTTGTAGATTTATTTCAGCCATCTTCGATTTCTTCAGTTCCAGCTTTGCATCAATCATTCCAAGCAGTTACATCTTCTTTAGACTTATTCTCAGAGATGCCTCAGCAGCAGCTAGCTACAATCTTAGATCCAAAACCCGTAGATGTCACTCCGAACAATGATGGATGGGCAACATTTGATCTGCCTCAGCATGTAGCACCTATGTCAGGCATTGATGATTCTTCTCCTGCAATAATCTCTTCTAGTAATGGAAGTTCCCTGGGTAAGTTTGACCCACTTTTATGCCCAACTACAAGTGGACAGTGGCCAGCTTCTGGTGATATTGATGCCCATGGATGTTTGTCAATGCCTAGTCCATGGCATGACGGTCTGGACAATCCTCAAGTCATACATAACACAAGTAGTGCTCAT TCATGGAATGCATTTGAAGATGACACTCTAAATGTAGCTACTGGGAACATTCAACAAAGTGGCAAAGAAGTTACTGGTGCACCTCCTACTACTGTAAATCAGTATTTTACAGTAAGATTATCAAAA GACTTTAATGATGGGGTATTAAGAGATGCTGTGGATACTGGCCCTCCTGCTCCTGTTATACCATTATATTTGAATGGATCATCATACGATCCATCTGCAATTCCTTCTGCA cAGGTAGGAGCACAATTAAAAGCATCTAACAGCAAATCTACCAACCCATTTGATCTTCCATATGATTCTGATATTGGATCCAGCAGTATG TTCTTGGACATGAGCTCTCTGCAAGCTGCCCTACCAACTGGCCATATTCCGGATTCGTTCCTTCATGATGTATCTCAGCCGTGGTATGCTCAAAATCCAGTTGCACCCTATGTTCCAGCTGCACAGCAGG GTGGCTTAGAATTCATGGGAGGGCAAGTGGCAAGCACTCAAATACC
- the LOC127790159 gene encoding probable ADP-ribosylation factor GTPase-activating protein AGD14 isoform X1 — MSSRKEEERNEKIIRGLLKLPPNRRCINCNSLGPQYVCTNFWTFVCTTCSGIHREFTHRVKSVSMAKFTSQEVEALQKGGNQRAREMFLNDWDPQRQRLPDSSNADKVREFIKNVYVERRYAGGKNSDKPPRDDNLRHHEETRRASSYHSYSQSPPYDYQYEERRYGKQAPVLTRKPGSDRCLYEGRISGFFSPSRFTDQMNDDRFSNEGSNPRASDYSVSSAGDPFRSATQSPDFEREIEFSSPTYKTSRDISNQHIRHQTMRTFSLSNAKTDAEKLPRPQRTASAGSFGSFDSNSMSFKSANSVSLVDALGPEPSAETNEDRQHVVSFVPQLSESGSFGGLDLFNAPYAPKDVRSAASDTDLFHLPDTSPAPVVDLFQPSSISSVPALHQSFQAVTSSLDLFSEMPQQQLATILDPKPVDVTPNNDGWATFDLPQHVAPMSGIDDSSPAIISSSNGSSLGKFDPLLCPTTSGQWPASGDIDAHGCLSMPSPWHDGLDNPQVIHNTSSAHSWNAFEDDTLNVPLGNIQQSSKEVTGAPSTTVNRHESPDNAQFIHNTASAHSWNAFEDDTLNVATGNIQQSGKEVTGAPPTTVNQYFTVRLSKDFNDGVLRDAVDTGPPAPVIPLYLNGSSYDPSAIPSAQVGAQLKASNSKSTNPFDLPYDSDIGSSSMFLDMSSLQAALPTGHIPDSFLHDVSQPWYAQNPVAPYVPAAQQGGLEFMGGQVASTQIPNVPTQGSVASVGGNPFA, encoded by the exons atgagTAGCAGGAAGGAAGAGGAGAGGAACGAGAAGATAATAAGGGGTCTGTTGAAGCTTCCACCCAATCGCCGATGCATCAACTGCAACAGCTTG GGACCTCAGTATGTTTGTACGAACTTTTGGACTTTCGTTTGTACGACATGCAGTGGGATACA TCGTGAATTCACTCACCGAGTGAAGTCTGTTTCCATGGCTAAGTTTACTTCCCAAGAAGTTGAGGCTCTTCAAAAAGGCGGAAACCAG CGTGCTAGGGAGATGTTTTTGAATGATTGGGACCCACAAAGGCAGAGACTTCCTGATAGCAG CAATGCTGATAAAGTTCGGGAGTTCATAAAGAATGTCTATGTCGAGAGAAGATATGCTGGGGGAAAAAACTCCGACAAGCCACCACGTGATGAT AATCTTAGACACCATGAAGAGACAAGGCGGGCCAGCTCATATCACTCTTATTCTCAAAGTCCGCCATATGACTATCAATATGAAGAACGGCGTTATGGAAAACAAGCTCCTGTGCTTACTAGGAAGCCTGGTTCTGATCGATGCCTTTATGAGGGGAGAATCTCTGGGTTCTTCAGTCCTAGTCGTTTTACTGACCAAATGAATGATGATAGGTTTTCAAATGAGGGATCAAACCCCAGGGCTTCAGACTATTCTGTGTCTAGTGCTGGGGATCCATTCAGGTCTGCTACCCAGTCACCAGATTTTGAAAGAGAGATTGAGTTTAGCAGTCCTACCTATAAAACTTCAAGGGATATATCAAATCAACACATACGACACCAAACAATGAGGACATTCTCTTTGTCAAATGCCAAAACGGATGCAGAAAAGCTACCCCGTCCACAG AGAACTGCATCAGCAGGCAGCTTTGGATCATTTGACAGTAATTCAATGTCTTTCAAGTCAGCTAATTCAGTTAGTTTAGTGGATGCCTTAGGACCTGAACCATCTGCCGAGACAAACGAGGACAGACAGCACGTTGTTTCTTTTGTACCCCAGCTGTCAGAATCTGGGAGTTTTGGTGGCTTAGACCTGTTCAATGCACCATATGCACCGAAAGATGTCCGTTCTGCAGCTTCAGACActgatttatttcatttaccGGATACATCACCAGCTCCTGTTGTAGATTTATTTCAGCCATCTTCGATTTCTTCAGTTCCAGCTTTGCATCAATCATTCCAAGCAGTTACATCTTCTTTAGACTTATTCTCAGAGATGCCTCAGCAGCAGCTAGCTACAATCTTAGATCCAAAACCCGTAGATGTCACTCCGAACAATGATGGATGGGCAACATTTGATCTGCCTCAGCATGTAGCACCTATGTCAGGCATTGATGATTCTTCTCCTGCAATAATCTCTTCTAGTAATGGAAGTTCCCTGGGTAAGTTTGACCCACTTTTATGCCCAACTACAAGTGGACAGTGGCCAGCTTCTGGTGATATTGATGCCCATGGATGTTTGTCAATGCCTAGTCCATGGCATGACGGTCTGGACAATCCTCAAGTCATACATAACACAAGTAGTGCTCAT TCATGGAATGCATTTGAAGATGACACTCTAAATGTACCTCTTGGGAACATTCAACAAAGTAGCAAAGAAGTTACTGGTGCACCTTCTACAACTGTAAATAGGCATGAAAGTCCAGACAATGCTCAATTCATCCATAACACAGCTAGTGCTCAT TCATGGAATGCATTTGAAGATGACACTCTAAATGTAGCTACTGGGAACATTCAACAAAGTGGCAAAGAAGTTACTGGTGCACCTCCTACTACTGTAAATCAGTATTTTACAGTAAGATTATCAAAA GACTTTAATGATGGGGTATTAAGAGATGCTGTGGATACTGGCCCTCCTGCTCCTGTTATACCATTATATTTGAATGGATCATCATACGATCCATCTGCAATTCCTTCTGCA cAGGTAGGAGCACAATTAAAAGCATCTAACAGCAAATCTACCAACCCATTTGATCTTCCATATGATTCTGATATTGGATCCAGCAGTATG TTCTTGGACATGAGCTCTCTGCAAGCTGCCCTACCAACTGGCCATATTCCGGATTCGTTCCTTCATGATGTATCTCAGCCGTGGTATGCTCAAAATCCAGTTGCACCCTATGTTCCAGCTGCACAGCAGG GTGGCTTAGAATTCATGGGAGGGCAAGTGGCAAGCACTCAAATACC
- the LOC127790159 gene encoding probable ADP-ribosylation factor GTPase-activating protein AGD14 isoform X4: MSSRKEEERNEKIIRGLLKLPPNRRCINCNSLGPQYVCTNFWTFVCTTCSGIHREFTHRVKSVSMAKFTSQEVEALQKGGNQRAREMFLNDWDPQRQRLPDSSNADKVREFIKNVYVERRYAGGKNSDKPPRDDNLRHHEETRRASSYHSYSQSPPYDYQYEERRYGKQAPVLTRKPGSDRCLYEGRISGFFSPSRFTDQMNDDRFSNEGSNPRASDYSVSSAGDPFRSATQSPDFEREIEFSSPTYKTSRDISNQHIRHQTMRTFSLSNAKTDAEKLPRPQRTASAGSFGSFDSNSMSFKSANSVSLVDALGPEPSAETNEDRQHVVSFVPQLSESGSFGGLDLFNAPYAPKDVRSAASDTDLFHLPDTSPAPVVDLFQPSSISSVPALHQSFQAVTSSLDLFSEMPQQQLATILDPKPVDVTPNNDGWATFDLPQHVAPMSGIDDSSPAIISSSNGSSLGKFDPLLCPTTSGQWPASGDIDAHGCLSMPSPWHDGLDNPQVIHNTSSAHSWNAFEDDTLNVPLGNIQQSSKEVTGAPSTTVNRHESPDNAQFIHNTASAHSWNAFEDDTLNVATGNIQQSGKEVTGAPPTTVNQYFTVRLSKLCRTLMMGY; this comes from the exons atgagTAGCAGGAAGGAAGAGGAGAGGAACGAGAAGATAATAAGGGGTCTGTTGAAGCTTCCACCCAATCGCCGATGCATCAACTGCAACAGCTTG GGACCTCAGTATGTTTGTACGAACTTTTGGACTTTCGTTTGTACGACATGCAGTGGGATACA TCGTGAATTCACTCACCGAGTGAAGTCTGTTTCCATGGCTAAGTTTACTTCCCAAGAAGTTGAGGCTCTTCAAAAAGGCGGAAACCAG CGTGCTAGGGAGATGTTTTTGAATGATTGGGACCCACAAAGGCAGAGACTTCCTGATAGCAG CAATGCTGATAAAGTTCGGGAGTTCATAAAGAATGTCTATGTCGAGAGAAGATATGCTGGGGGAAAAAACTCCGACAAGCCACCACGTGATGAT AATCTTAGACACCATGAAGAGACAAGGCGGGCCAGCTCATATCACTCTTATTCTCAAAGTCCGCCATATGACTATCAATATGAAGAACGGCGTTATGGAAAACAAGCTCCTGTGCTTACTAGGAAGCCTGGTTCTGATCGATGCCTTTATGAGGGGAGAATCTCTGGGTTCTTCAGTCCTAGTCGTTTTACTGACCAAATGAATGATGATAGGTTTTCAAATGAGGGATCAAACCCCAGGGCTTCAGACTATTCTGTGTCTAGTGCTGGGGATCCATTCAGGTCTGCTACCCAGTCACCAGATTTTGAAAGAGAGATTGAGTTTAGCAGTCCTACCTATAAAACTTCAAGGGATATATCAAATCAACACATACGACACCAAACAATGAGGACATTCTCTTTGTCAAATGCCAAAACGGATGCAGAAAAGCTACCCCGTCCACAG AGAACTGCATCAGCAGGCAGCTTTGGATCATTTGACAGTAATTCAATGTCTTTCAAGTCAGCTAATTCAGTTAGTTTAGTGGATGCCTTAGGACCTGAACCATCTGCCGAGACAAACGAGGACAGACAGCACGTTGTTTCTTTTGTACCCCAGCTGTCAGAATCTGGGAGTTTTGGTGGCTTAGACCTGTTCAATGCACCATATGCACCGAAAGATGTCCGTTCTGCAGCTTCAGACActgatttatttcatttaccGGATACATCACCAGCTCCTGTTGTAGATTTATTTCAGCCATCTTCGATTTCTTCAGTTCCAGCTTTGCATCAATCATTCCAAGCAGTTACATCTTCTTTAGACTTATTCTCAGAGATGCCTCAGCAGCAGCTAGCTACAATCTTAGATCCAAAACCCGTAGATGTCACTCCGAACAATGATGGATGGGCAACATTTGATCTGCCTCAGCATGTAGCACCTATGTCAGGCATTGATGATTCTTCTCCTGCAATAATCTCTTCTAGTAATGGAAGTTCCCTGGGTAAGTTTGACCCACTTTTATGCCCAACTACAAGTGGACAGTGGCCAGCTTCTGGTGATATTGATGCCCATGGATGTTTGTCAATGCCTAGTCCATGGCATGACGGTCTGGACAATCCTCAAGTCATACATAACACAAGTAGTGCTCAT TCATGGAATGCATTTGAAGATGACACTCTAAATGTACCTCTTGGGAACATTCAACAAAGTAGCAAAGAAGTTACTGGTGCACCTTCTACAACTGTAAATAGGCATGAAAGTCCAGACAATGCTCAATTCATCCATAACACAGCTAGTGCTCAT TCATGGAATGCATTTGAAGATGACACTCTAAATGTAGCTACTGGGAACATTCAACAAAGTGGCAAAGAAGTTACTGGTGCACCTCCTACTACTGTAAATCAGTATTTTACAGTAAGATTATCAAAA CTGTGCAGGACTTTAATGATGGGGTATTAA
- the LOC127791170 gene encoding uncharacterized protein LOC127791170 isoform X2 codes for MAAASLQTPTFRPPPNSTFSKSSGHKFTWVSLRNPTGTPLEPCRMLHSSRSPTQMPHRRLLKLFPLASYGETETTETQQKEEQSHNQDPPETQIQDDLDEAVGEEDGGSEADTATAEKPTSAIIATLNLYKEALASNDESKVAEIEAFLMAVEDEKIDLQRKVAALSEELSNEKVRILRISADFDNFRKRTERDRLSLVTNAQGEVVENLLPVLDNFERAKAQIKVETEGEEKINNSYQSIYKQFVEILGSLAVVPVETRGKPFDPLVSSPVGSKFSRILNELYQTLHKACSGFMKAWIRF; via the exons ATGGCCGCTGCTTCGCTCCAAACACCTACTTTCCGGCCACCGCCAAACAGCACCTTCTCCAAATCTTCCGGGCATAAGTTCACATGGGTTTCTCTCAGAAACCCAACTGGGACACCCTTAGAACCGTGTCGTATGCTCCACTCTTCCCGTTCACCCACCCAAATGCCCCATCGTCGTCTGCTCAAGCTCTTTCCTCTCGCTTCCTACGGAGAAACGGAAACCACGGAAACCCAACAGAAGGAAGAACAATCCCATAATCAGGACCCTCCGGAAACCCAGATTCAG GATGATTTAGATGAGGCAGTTGGAGAGGAAGATGGTGGAAGTGAAGCTGACACTGCCACTGCTGAGAAACCAACTTCGGCAATTATTGCTACACTGAATTTATACAAAGAAGCTTTAGCAAGTAATGATGAATCAAAAGTTGCTGAGATAGAGGCGTTCCTCATGGCAGTTGAAGATGAGAAAATTGATCTTCAGAGAAAAGTGGCTGCTTTGTCTGAAGAATTGTCCAATGAGAAGGTTCGGATTCTGAGGATTAGTGCAGACTTCGACAATTTCCGGAAGAGGACAGAGAGGGATCGGCTTTCACTAGTAACAAATGCACAAGGGGAAGTTGTGGAGAATCTACTGCCTGTCTTAGATAATTTTGAAAGGGCTAAAGCCCAGATCAAGGTGGAGACTGAGGGAGAGGAGAAAATCAATAATAGCTATCAGAGCATATATAAGCAGTTTGTGGAGATTCTGGGATCGCTTGCTGTTGTCCCCGTGGAAACAAGAGGGAAGCCCTTTGATCCATTG GTGAGTTCCCCAGTTGGCTCGAAATTCAGTCGAATACTCAATGAACTTTATCAAACACTCCATAAAGCTTGTTCAGGTTTTATGAAGGCCTGGATACGCTTTTAA
- the LOC127791170 gene encoding uncharacterized protein LOC127791170 isoform X1 has product MAAASLQTPTFRPPPNSTFSKSSGHKFTWVSLRNPTGTPLEPCRMLHSSRSPTQMPHRRLLKLFPLASYGETETTETQQKEEQSHNQDPPETQIQDDLDEAVGEEDGGSEADTATAEKPTSAIIATLNLYKEALASNDESKVAEIEAFLMAVEDEKIDLQRKVAALSEELSNEKVRILRISADFDNFRKRTERDRLSLVTNAQGEVVENLLPVLDNFERAKAQIKVETEGEEKINNSYQSIYKQFVEILGSLAVVPVETRGKPFDPLLHEAIMRGDSTEFEEGIIIEEFRKGFTLGDRLLRPAMVKVSAGPGPAKPESGEPSEVAETTSETSEEGSSEAESPEG; this is encoded by the exons ATGGCCGCTGCTTCGCTCCAAACACCTACTTTCCGGCCACCGCCAAACAGCACCTTCTCCAAATCTTCCGGGCATAAGTTCACATGGGTTTCTCTCAGAAACCCAACTGGGACACCCTTAGAACCGTGTCGTATGCTCCACTCTTCCCGTTCACCCACCCAAATGCCCCATCGTCGTCTGCTCAAGCTCTTTCCTCTCGCTTCCTACGGAGAAACGGAAACCACGGAAACCCAACAGAAGGAAGAACAATCCCATAATCAGGACCCTCCGGAAACCCAGATTCAG GATGATTTAGATGAGGCAGTTGGAGAGGAAGATGGTGGAAGTGAAGCTGACACTGCCACTGCTGAGAAACCAACTTCGGCAATTATTGCTACACTGAATTTATACAAAGAAGCTTTAGCAAGTAATGATGAATCAAAAGTTGCTGAGATAGAGGCGTTCCTCATGGCAGTTGAAGATGAGAAAATTGATCTTCAGAGAAAAGTGGCTGCTTTGTCTGAAGAATTGTCCAATGAGAAGGTTCGGATTCTGAGGATTAGTGCAGACTTCGACAATTTCCGGAAGAGGACAGAGAGGGATCGGCTTTCACTAGTAACAAATGCACAAGGGGAAGTTGTGGAGAATCTACTGCCTGTCTTAGATAATTTTGAAAGGGCTAAAGCCCAGATCAAGGTGGAGACTGAGGGAGAGGAGAAAATCAATAATAGCTATCAGAGCATATATAAGCAGTTTGTGGAGATTCTGGGATCGCTTGCTGTTGTCCCCGTGGAAACAAGAGGGAAGCCCTTTGATCCATTG CTGCACGAGGCCATTATGCGCGGGGATTCCACAGAGTTTGAGGAAGGTATCATAATCGAAGAATTTCGTAAGGGATTCACACTTGGCGACAGACTTTTGCGTCCGGCAATGGTGAAGGTATCGGCTGGTCCGGGGCCAGCAAAGCCTGAATCTGGGGAGCCATCTGAAGTAGCAGAAACCACAAGTGAAACCAGCGAAGAGGGCAGTTCAGAAGCTGAGTCTCCTGAAGGTTAG